In one Gemmatimonadota bacterium genomic region, the following are encoded:
- a CDS encoding DUF393 domain-containing protein: MIRPSSGGFSGGPRTRPRISKRSSAKLASSSSEAPILLYDGHCALCNGWVSFLLRVDPKGSLRFAPLAGPTAQARLIGHPELAGIDSVVLIEGPAATARSTAVLRVVRYLGGFWRVGLIGYLIPREIRDSLYDVVAYWRYRVFGRYPACPVPPPATRTRFLP, encoded by the coding sequence ATGATCCGACCGAGCAGTGGTGGTTTTTCAGGCGGCCCAAGAACCCGGCCCCGGATTTCGAAGAGGAGCTCCGCGAAGCTGGCCTCATCGTCTAGCGAAGCACCTATTCTCCTCTACGACGGCCACTGTGCGCTCTGCAACGGCTGGGTTTCCTTCTTGCTGAGGGTCGACCCCAAGGGGTCTCTTCGATTCGCTCCGCTCGCGGGGCCAACGGCCCAAGCTCGCCTCATCGGCCACCCGGAGCTCGCCGGGATCGATTCGGTGGTCCTGATTGAAGGACCGGCGGCCACCGCTCGGTCCACGGCCGTGTTACGGGTCGTCCGCTACTTGGGCGGGTTCTGGCGGGTGGGCTTGATCGGATACCTGATACCCAGGGAAATTCGGGATTCCCTTTATGATGTCGTGGCGTATTGGCGCTACCGGGTGTTCGGCCGGTACCCCGCCTGCCCCGTCCCGCCGCCGGCCACCCGGACCCGGTTTCTTCCCTAG
- a CDS encoding uracil phosphoribosyltransferase, with protein MVHPSHPNLTVLDHPLIQHKLAIMRDQATATKNFRQLLGEIAMLMTYEVTRDLPTERFKVETPLERMEANRVAGKKLVLVPILRAGLGMVDGILHLIPSARVGHIGLYRDHETLEPISYYFKIPEGRDRDFFLLDPMLATGGSAIAAVAKLKEAGAGRIRFLCLVAAPEGVRALEAAHPEVPVYTAGLDRELNQSGYILPGLGDAGDRLFGTR; from the coding sequence ATGGTCCACCCGAGCCATCCCAACCTGACTGTCCTCGATCACCCGCTGATTCAACATAAGCTGGCGATCATGCGGGACCAGGCCACCGCCACCAAGAACTTTCGTCAGCTCTTGGGTGAAATCGCCATGCTGATGACCTATGAGGTCACCCGCGATCTTCCGACCGAGCGCTTCAAGGTGGAGACCCCCCTCGAACGGATGGAGGCCAACCGGGTCGCCGGCAAGAAACTCGTCCTGGTCCCCATTTTACGCGCTGGACTCGGGATGGTGGACGGGATCTTGCACCTCATCCCGTCGGCCCGGGTCGGACATATCGGGCTCTACCGGGATCATGAAACCTTGGAACCGATCAGCTACTACTTCAAGATCCCCGAGGGCCGAGATCGCGATTTTTTCCTCCTCGACCCGATGTTGGCGACCGGGGGGTCGGCGATCGCGGCGGTGGCCAAACTCAAAGAAGCCGGAGCGGGCCGGATCCGGTTTCTGTGTCTGGTCGCCGCTCCGGAAGGGGTTCGAGCCCTCGAGGCCGCCCATCCCGAAGTGCCTGTGTATACTGCGGGGCTCGACCGAGAACTCAACCAATCGGGATACATCCTCCCGGGTTTGGGCGACGCCGGCGATCGGCTGTTTGGCACCCGCTAG
- a CDS encoding alkaline phosphatase family protein encodes MKALAGLGFALVMGGCSAFTPPRTPPSPAEGRVLILISIDGFRPDYLNRPAAVRLRELAASGVRAEQLIPAFPTKTFPNHYTIATGLYPEHHGIVANSMTDPDIGRFTTTDTVSNRDPRWWGGEPIWLTAVKQGRRAATMFWVGSEGAIQGIRPNYWRVFDPRLPSAARVDQVLEWLALPPGQAPDLVTLYFNRVDLVGHRRGPESAAVDSAIGETDAAIGRLIDSLKSRGQLQRTNLIVVSDHGMTAISPDRVIYLDDYVPIEPGEIADLAPATAIDPGPGRTEMIFRGLVNAHPKLSVYRRQEIPARFQFQSNRRIAPILALADDGWTISTRQRWRVSPMTDLGNHGYDNALASMAATFIASGPAFRTGTVVPPFQSIHVYGLIAHLMGLRPAANDGALDSVRAVLR; translated from the coding sequence ATGAAAGCTCTCGCCGGACTCGGCTTCGCCCTGGTGATGGGTGGCTGCTCTGCTTTCACCCCTCCCCGGACCCCGCCGAGTCCGGCGGAAGGCCGGGTGTTGATCCTGATTTCGATCGATGGCTTTCGCCCTGATTACCTCAATCGGCCGGCCGCAGTTCGGCTCCGGGAGTTGGCCGCCTCCGGCGTTCGAGCGGAGCAACTGATCCCGGCCTTTCCCACCAAGACCTTTCCAAATCACTACACCATCGCCACGGGCCTCTACCCCGAGCACCACGGCATCGTGGCCAACTCGATGACCGATCCGGACATCGGGCGCTTCACCACCACCGATACGGTCAGCAATCGTGATCCTCGCTGGTGGGGCGGCGAGCCGATCTGGCTGACGGCCGTCAAACAAGGCCGCCGCGCGGCCACCATGTTCTGGGTCGGGTCGGAAGGGGCGATCCAAGGGATTCGGCCGAACTACTGGCGAGTCTTCGACCCCCGGCTCCCAAGTGCCGCGCGGGTTGATCAAGTACTGGAGTGGCTTGCGCTCCCTCCAGGCCAGGCCCCCGATTTGGTCACACTGTACTTCAATCGCGTCGATTTGGTCGGCCATCGGCGGGGGCCCGAGTCGGCGGCCGTTGATTCGGCCATTGGTGAGACGGACGCCGCGATTGGCCGCTTGATCGACAGTCTCAAGAGTCGTGGGCAGCTCCAGAGAACCAACTTGATCGTCGTGTCCGACCACGGCATGACGGCCATCTCACCGGACCGAGTGATCTACCTCGATGACTACGTTCCGATTGAACCCGGAGAGATCGCCGACCTCGCTCCCGCGACCGCGATCGATCCCGGCCCAGGGCGCACCGAGATGATCTTCCGGGGCTTGGTCAATGCCCATCCCAAGCTCAGCGTGTATCGACGCCAGGAAATTCCGGCTCGGTTCCAATTTCAAAGCAATCGGCGCATCGCGCCAATCCTGGCCCTCGCCGACGATGGGTGGACGATCTCCACCCGGCAACGCTGGCGGGTCAGCCCCATGACCGACCTCGGCAACCACGGATACGACAACGCCCTGGCCTCGATGGCGGCGACGTTCATCGCGAGTGGCCCGGCGTTCCGAACCGGCACGGTCGTCCCCCCGTTCCAGAGCATTCACGTCTATGGGTTGATAGCCCATCTGATGGGGCTCCGGCCGGCGGCCAATGACGGAGCCCTCGATTCGGTGCGGGCGGTGCTGCGGTAG
- a CDS encoding fatty acid desaturase, translated as MTTSDVTGRWRELVVKYQQPINRAAITQICTTMIPLVIGLVLMTLAMKVHYGLVLLLAIPTGGLLIRTFIVMHDCGHGSYFSSRRWNDIVGFITGVMTFTPYIQWRRDHAIHHATSGNLDKRGWGDVATLTITEYMALSPMGRFKYRIYRNSFFLLVFGPVFLVIKHRFPTPGPMTTAKERFNVHATNITLVAVAVLLGSLGALYEAAAIYLPAFMVAGSAGVWLFYVQHQFEDAYWKPAQDWDYATSALKGSSYLKLPKVIQWFTGNIGLHHVHHLSPRIPNYRLQQCHDEHPELQNVPTIGFWQGIRALGLKLYDEDARRLIGFGELRKRLANR; from the coding sequence ATGACTACTTCAGACGTTACGGGCAGATGGCGGGAGTTGGTTGTCAAGTACCAACAGCCGATCAACCGGGCCGCGATCACCCAAATCTGCACCACAATGATTCCGCTGGTGATCGGGCTGGTCTTGATGACGCTCGCCATGAAGGTCCACTACGGGCTGGTGCTCTTACTGGCGATCCCGACGGGTGGTTTGCTGATCCGGACGTTCATCGTGATGCATGACTGCGGTCACGGATCGTACTTCAGCTCACGGCGGTGGAATGATATCGTCGGTTTCATCACCGGGGTCATGACGTTTACGCCCTACATCCAATGGCGGCGCGACCACGCGATCCATCACGCCACGTCGGGCAACCTCGACAAGCGGGGCTGGGGCGATGTCGCCACTCTCACCATCACTGAGTACATGGCCCTGTCTCCCATGGGGCGGTTTAAGTACCGGATCTACCGAAATTCGTTTTTCCTGCTGGTATTCGGACCGGTGTTCTTGGTTATCAAACATCGGTTTCCGACCCCCGGCCCGATGACGACGGCGAAGGAACGGTTTAATGTTCACGCGACCAACATCACCCTGGTCGCGGTCGCCGTCCTGCTCGGTTCCCTGGGGGCGCTCTACGAGGCCGCCGCCATCTACCTGCCGGCCTTCATGGTGGCCGGGTCGGCCGGCGTGTGGCTTTTCTACGTTCAGCATCAGTTTGAGGACGCCTATTGGAAGCCGGCTCAGGATTGGGATTATGCCACCTCGGCGCTCAAGGGTAGCTCGTATCTCAAACTGCCGAAAGTCATTCAGTGGTTTACTGGGAACATCGGGCTGCACCACGTGCATCACTTGAGCCCGCGAATCCCGAACTATCGTCTGCAGCAGTGTCACGACGAGCATCCCGAACTCCAAAACGTGCCGACCATCGGCTTCTGGCAGGGCATCCGGGCGCTTGGCCTCAAGCTCTACGATGAAGACGCCCGCCGGCTGATCGGATTTGGCGAACTTCGAAAGCGGCTTGCGAACCGCTAA
- the hrpB gene encoding ATP-dependent helicase HrpB, with the protein MTEALPIEGVLPALFRALDGFGAAVLVAEPGAGKTTVVPWRLLDAPWLAGNRIIMLEPRRVAARAAAARIAWHLNERVGQTVGYRVRFDTVVTAHTRIEVVTEGVLTRLLQNDPSLEGYGIVILDEFHERSLPADLGLALALQSREILRPDLRLLVMSATIDAPAVAAVLGGAPVIDAPGRIYPIETRFRPAKSEQRLEAHVASVVREAVAEEDGDVLVFLPGVGEINRVQAFLMETGPAVPASVLPLHGMLSSEQQDAVLAERTGRRIILATSIAESSLTVPGVRIVVDGGQIRAPRFSPRTGMSRLETNRVTRASADQRRGRAGRTGPGICYRLWSAGEDLGLLAHRVPEILGSDLASLALDLAGAGVADARDLRWLDPPPAAALGQARELLRLLDAIDAEGRLTPMGRAMTRLALHPRLAHMAVRASQVGLGGLAAVMAVVLSDRDIARRTHPHEIPDVDLRLRIDAIASERLPLGFDVDWGAVARGRREVKVWRERLGVRESGRPSAESAGRLLAWAYPDRVGQGRAGQSGRFLLRNGRGASMPATQPLARSDYVVAAELDDAGVESRISIAAPLDAETFKALVVADGRLEQAVEWNGSRRSVRAVERLMLGALVIEERPVRAIDPVLASSAVFEGVRRDGIAVLPWSASAIKVRQRLACLHQVDPAWPDQSDECLLAELEHWLGPSAHTGDVSRIDCGQLLLGRLAADQRNRLDRMAPDRYEVPTGSKIEIDYRDPAAPVLAVKLQEMFGETTTPTIADGRLAVTVHLLSPAGRPLQVTRDLAGFWRTSYFDVRREMKGRYPKHPWPDNPLEATPTRRTKRRA; encoded by the coding sequence ATGACCGAGGCGTTGCCAATCGAGGGGGTCTTGCCGGCGCTGTTCCGAGCGCTCGACGGGTTCGGGGCTGCGGTGCTCGTGGCCGAGCCGGGTGCGGGCAAGACCACGGTCGTGCCGTGGCGACTCCTCGATGCCCCTTGGTTGGCCGGCAATCGAATCATCATGCTCGAACCGAGACGAGTCGCGGCTCGAGCCGCGGCCGCCCGCATTGCGTGGCACCTGAACGAACGAGTGGGGCAGACGGTCGGCTATCGGGTCCGATTCGACACCGTCGTCACCGCCCACACCAGAATCGAAGTCGTCACCGAGGGGGTTCTGACCCGGCTGTTGCAGAACGATCCTTCGCTCGAGGGGTACGGGATCGTAATCTTGGACGAATTTCACGAGCGGAGCCTTCCGGCCGATCTCGGCCTGGCGCTGGCGCTGCAATCAAGGGAAATCCTCCGGCCGGACCTCCGCCTCCTGGTGATGTCGGCGACCATCGACGCGCCGGCCGTGGCGGCGGTCCTCGGTGGCGCGCCGGTCATTGACGCACCAGGCCGGATCTACCCAATTGAGACCCGGTTTCGGCCGGCCAAGTCCGAGCAACGGCTCGAGGCCCACGTCGCGTCGGTGGTCCGGGAGGCCGTGGCGGAAGAAGACGGCGATGTCCTGGTGTTTCTTCCCGGGGTTGGCGAGATCAACCGGGTTCAGGCCTTTCTCATGGAAACGGGGCCGGCGGTGCCTGCGTCGGTCCTGCCGCTCCACGGGATGCTCAGTTCCGAACAGCAGGACGCCGTACTCGCCGAGCGGACTGGGCGCCGCATCATTCTGGCTACCTCGATTGCCGAAAGCAGTCTGACCGTGCCGGGGGTCAGGATCGTTGTCGATGGGGGCCAGATCCGCGCCCCGCGATTTTCTCCGAGAACCGGAATGTCCCGGTTAGAGACCAATCGGGTCACCCGGGCGTCGGCCGATCAGCGTCGGGGCCGGGCGGGGCGCACCGGGCCGGGCATCTGCTACCGGCTCTGGTCTGCCGGCGAAGATCTCGGTCTGTTGGCTCACCGGGTCCCCGAGATCCTCGGGTCGGACCTTGCCTCACTCGCGTTGGATCTGGCGGGGGCGGGTGTCGCGGATGCTCGGGACCTTCGGTGGCTGGATCCGCCGCCGGCGGCGGCGTTGGGCCAGGCCCGCGAGCTTCTGAGACTTCTCGACGCGATTGATGCGGAGGGTCGCCTGACCCCGATGGGACGAGCCATGACTCGACTGGCGTTACACCCGCGTCTGGCCCACATGGCGGTGCGAGCGAGCCAGGTTGGGCTCGGTGGCTTGGCGGCGGTGATGGCGGTCGTCCTGTCGGACCGGGACATTGCCCGCCGGACCCATCCCCATGAGATCCCCGATGTCGATCTCCGGCTCCGAATCGACGCGATCGCCTCGGAACGTCTCCCGCTTGGGTTCGATGTCGACTGGGGGGCTGTTGCCCGCGGCCGTCGCGAGGTCAAGGTATGGCGTGAACGGCTTGGTGTTCGGGAATCGGGTCGCCCGTCGGCCGAATCGGCGGGTCGCCTATTGGCCTGGGCCTACCCCGATCGGGTCGGGCAGGGACGGGCGGGCCAGTCCGGCAGGTTCCTGCTCCGCAACGGTCGAGGGGCGTCGATGCCGGCGACCCAACCATTGGCACGATCCGACTACGTTGTCGCGGCTGAACTGGATGATGCGGGGGTGGAAAGCCGGATTTCAATTGCCGCGCCGCTCGATGCCGAAACGTTCAAGGCACTCGTGGTGGCCGACGGCCGATTGGAGCAGGCGGTCGAATGGAACGGGAGCAGGCGCTCGGTGCGGGCGGTCGAGCGCCTGATGCTGGGCGCGCTGGTGATCGAGGAAAGGCCGGTGCGAGCCATTGACCCTGTGCTGGCCAGCTCCGCCGTGTTCGAAGGCGTGCGCCGGGATGGGATTGCCGTGTTACCATGGTCGGCGTCGGCGATCAAAGTGCGGCAGCGATTGGCCTGCCTGCATCAGGTGGATCCGGCCTGGCCCGATCAAAGTGACGAGTGTCTCCTGGCCGAGCTCGAGCATTGGTTGGGTCCCTCAGCGCACACCGGCGATGTGAGCCGAATCGACTGCGGCCAATTGCTCTTGGGGCGACTGGCGGCCGACCAGCGGAATCGTCTGGATCGGATGGCACCTGACCGGTATGAGGTGCCGACGGGATCGAAAATCGAGATCGACTACCGGGATCCGGCGGCGCCGGTGCTGGCGGTCAAACTCCAAGAGATGTTCGGTGAGACGACGACTCCGACGATCGCGGATGGACGATTGGCGGTCACCGTCCATCTCCTCTCGCCGGCCGGCCGCCCGCTTCAGGTCACGCGCGACCTCGCCGGATTCTGGCGAACCAGCTACTTCGACGTTCGCCGCGAGATGAAGGGCCGCTATCCGAAACACCCGTGGCCCGACAACCCACTCGAGGCCACTCCGACCCGCCGCACCAAGCGCAGGGCCTAG
- a CDS encoding DinB family protein: MHDRRQMVNRSPGLALARLSSEFEPYASQRGGPMVTRDAAEFVEYWRGVRHRTRRLVLLIPADRLEWAPAADRWTLGDLVRHLAAIERWMYGENVQGRPSRYPGPGEELATGLDEVLGYLDRMHAESCAIFAGLPPKQLAGKSVTPAGTPITTYKWLRAMVEHEAHPRGQDPSDIRADGGRGPSPVLELRSVGPRTTLGVTSGCRAIPGLRTRRGSAAARRPGPHSRAVLAW; encoded by the coding sequence ATGCACGATCGGCGACAAATGGTCAACCGGTCTCCGGGTTTGGCGCTGGCCAGATTATCCTCGGAATTCGAACCGTACGCAAGTCAGCGGGGAGGTCCGATGGTTACTCGCGATGCCGCGGAGTTCGTGGAATACTGGCGGGGCGTTCGTCACCGGACCCGCCGGTTGGTGTTGCTGATTCCCGCCGACCGCCTCGAATGGGCTCCGGCCGCCGATCGATGGACCCTGGGCGATCTGGTTCGCCATCTTGCCGCCATCGAGCGGTGGATGTACGGCGAGAACGTCCAGGGTCGTCCGAGTCGGTATCCCGGCCCTGGTGAGGAACTGGCCACGGGCCTCGACGAAGTTCTTGGGTATCTCGATCGGATGCATGCGGAGTCTTGCGCCATCTTCGCGGGCCTCCCGCCCAAGCAACTCGCCGGCAAGTCGGTCACGCCGGCCGGCACCCCCATAACCACCTACAAATGGCTCCGGGCGATGGTGGAGCACGAAGCCCATCCTCGGGGTCAAGACCCCTCAGATATTCGGGCTGACGGAGGAAGAGGTCCGAGCCCGGTCCTCGAGCTTAGGAGCGTCGGCCCTCGTACCACCCTCGGAGTGACCTCGGGGTGTAGGGCGATTCCAGGGTTGCGCACTCGTCGGGGGTCAGCCGCAGCTCGACGGCCCGGGCCGCACTCTCGAGCTGTTCTAGCGTGGTGA
- a CDS encoding dihydrofolate reductase, with protein MRCIRYSVAMSLDGYIAGPLGEYDWIPMDPDIDFGVMFSAFDTALMGRKSYEVARQIGNVGMPGIRSIVVSKTLVQADHPDVTIMNDVSKPAFDALKQQPGKDIGLFGWGSLFQGLLGVGVVDSVEVAVVPILLGAGIPLLPSGAVRGQLALTKTHVYEKSGIVALDYRVLTA; from the coding sequence ATGCGATGCATTCGCTATTCTGTGGCCATGAGCCTCGACGGCTACATCGCCGGACCTCTGGGGGAGTACGACTGGATTCCAATGGACCCTGATATCGATTTCGGGGTGATGTTCAGCGCGTTTGACACCGCGCTGATGGGTCGGAAGAGTTACGAGGTTGCCCGACAAATCGGCAATGTCGGCATGCCGGGTATCCGATCGATTGTGGTTTCCAAGACGCTGGTCCAAGCCGACCATCCTGACGTCACGATCATGAACGACGTCTCGAAACCGGCGTTCGATGCCTTGAAACAGCAGCCCGGTAAAGACATTGGGCTCTTTGGCTGGGGATCGCTGTTCCAGGGTCTGCTGGGGGTTGGAGTCGTCGATTCGGTTGAAGTGGCGGTCGTCCCAATTCTGCTGGGAGCCGGCATCCCGCTCCTCCCCTCAGGGGCCGTCCGGGGACAGCTTGCCCTCACCAAGACCCATGTCTATGAGAAATCCGGCATCGTCGCGCTCGACTACCGGGTCCTGACCGCCTAG
- a CDS encoding alpha/beta hydrolase produces the protein MTGASFGDYSVRVPTLVIWGEQDEALLTENLVGLDAFVPDLTIHRIPEGTHWVVHEYPEQVSGLIRRFIAKP, from the coding sequence GTGACGGGCGCCTCGTTCGGCGACTATTCCGTGCGGGTACCGACGCTGGTCATCTGGGGCGAACAGGACGAGGCCCTCCTCACCGAGAATTTGGTCGGGCTCGACGCGTTCGTTCCGGACCTCACGATTCACCGAATCCCCGAAGGAACCCATTGGGTGGTCCACGAGTACCCCGAACAGGTGTCCGGACTGATTCGACGGTTCATCGCCAAACCCTGA
- a CDS encoding DJ-1/PfpI family protein: MTSPPFPIIGMVLFPNFTQLDLTGPFEIFGRIPNARVVAVAAGLGAVTSDTGLRVLPDVSFADAPACDVICVPGGPGVNQMLEDDALLGFLRAQGEHARYVTSVCTGSLLLGAAGLLGGYRASTHWLSMDLLALFGAVPVRERVVIDRNRITGGGVTAGIDFGLVVAAAIAGDEVAQQIQLMLEYDPAPPFDAGSPLRAPAEVVAAVRRQGAQYLDARTVLATRAALRLPR, encoded by the coding sequence ATGACCTCACCGCCTTTTCCCATCATCGGGATGGTGCTATTCCCGAACTTCACCCAATTGGATCTGACCGGGCCGTTTGAGATTTTCGGCCGGATTCCCAACGCCCGGGTCGTCGCGGTCGCGGCCGGGCTCGGGGCGGTGACCAGCGACACCGGCCTTCGCGTCCTGCCTGACGTTTCCTTCGCTGACGCGCCGGCATGTGACGTGATCTGTGTTCCGGGCGGCCCGGGAGTGAACCAGATGCTCGAGGATGATGCTTTGCTTGGATTTCTCCGGGCCCAGGGCGAGCACGCGCGGTACGTTACTTCGGTGTGCACCGGCTCGCTGCTCCTGGGGGCGGCTGGACTCCTGGGTGGCTATCGGGCCTCGACCCACTGGTTGTCGATGGACCTCCTGGCCCTGTTTGGTGCCGTCCCGGTTCGGGAGCGGGTGGTCATCGATCGGAACCGGATCACGGGTGGCGGTGTGACGGCCGGGATTGATTTCGGGTTGGTGGTCGCGGCGGCCATCGCCGGCGACGAGGTGGCTCAGCAGATCCAACTGATGCTGGAATACGATCCGGCTCCCCCATTCGACGCCGGGTCTCCGCTCCGGGCGCCGGCTGAAGTCGTTGCCGCGGTACGGCGCCAGGGAGCCCAGTATCTGGATGCCAGGACCGTTCTTGCCACCCGGGCGGCACTGCGACTGCCTCGCTAG
- a CDS encoding class I SAM-dependent RNA methyltransferase yields the protein MTETLFAGFAVTHPGLEPVLASELIRLGLAPGEPVAGGCPFNSSFEQIVLANLCLRTATRVLVRVASFRARSFIELERHAKRVDWPRFLGQGVAVHFRVTSKKSKLFHEKGIAERLAKAVLATGGGVDIAASRAGADLEERDVAIPTTIQRFVVRFHYDECTISADTSGPLLHRRGYRHASAKAPLRETLAAGLLLSSGWDGSTPLIDPMCGSGTIPIEAALIARRLAPGLARRFAFEQWPGVDPTLIAKIRSKVASVALAKSPVPLIGSDRDGGAVAASRANALAAGVGPDVEWRQGAVSTLSPPDPPGWIVINPPYGARVGDRTKLRDLYAQFGNVLRRVCPGWRVAMISADRILEGHVGLRWRNIGTTDNGGIPVHFLAGEVPDE from the coding sequence TTGACCGAGACTCTTTTTGCCGGCTTCGCGGTGACCCACCCGGGGCTTGAGCCGGTGTTGGCTTCCGAACTGATTCGTTTGGGTCTGGCGCCCGGGGAACCAGTGGCCGGTGGCTGCCCTTTCAACTCGTCGTTTGAACAGATCGTCTTGGCGAACCTCTGCCTCAGGACCGCCACCCGGGTGCTGGTGCGGGTCGCCAGTTTCCGAGCCCGCTCGTTCATTGAGTTGGAACGGCATGCCAAACGGGTCGATTGGCCCCGGTTCTTGGGACAGGGGGTGGCCGTCCATTTTCGGGTGACCAGCAAGAAATCAAAGTTGTTCCACGAGAAAGGCATCGCCGAACGACTGGCGAAGGCGGTGCTCGCCACGGGCGGAGGCGTCGACATTGCGGCCAGCCGGGCCGGGGCCGATCTCGAAGAACGCGACGTCGCGATTCCGACGACGATCCAGCGGTTCGTGGTCCGGTTTCACTATGACGAATGCACGATCAGCGCGGATACCTCAGGCCCGTTGTTGCACCGCCGGGGCTACCGCCACGCCTCCGCCAAGGCGCCGCTCCGCGAGACGCTCGCCGCCGGGCTACTACTCAGCAGCGGGTGGGATGGTTCGACGCCGCTGATCGATCCCATGTGCGGATCGGGAACGATCCCGATCGAAGCCGCGCTGATCGCCCGCCGCCTCGCACCAGGGCTCGCTAGGCGGTTTGCCTTCGAGCAATGGCCGGGCGTTGATCCGACGCTCATCGCCAAGATCCGATCTAAGGTCGCGTCGGTCGCGCTCGCGAAGAGTCCGGTTCCGCTGATCGGGAGCGATCGTGATGGCGGCGCGGTGGCGGCTTCACGGGCAAACGCGTTGGCTGCGGGAGTGGGTCCGGACGTGGAATGGCGACAGGGGGCGGTGTCGACACTGTCACCGCCGGACCCGCCAGGTTGGATCGTGATCAATCCTCCCTATGGCGCCCGGGTCGGCGACCGCACCAAACTCCGGGATCTTTACGCCCAGTTTGGGAATGTGCTGCGGCGCGTGTGCCCGGGTTGGCGGGTTGCCATGATCTCGGCCGACCGCATTCTCGAGGGCCATGTCGGGCTCCGATGGCGGAACATCGGGACGACCGACAACGGCGGCATTCCGGTTCACTTCCTTGCGGGCGAGGTCCCGGACGAATGA